In Marinobacter salinisoli, the DNA window TCGGAAAGTGTGATACGATGTTCACACTTTGCCCAAGCCTGTGGAGATCGGCGCCACATAACAATAAAGAATGGGTATCGCTAAGATATCAGGAGTAAGCAGGTGAGTAGCATGAAAAAAACAAATAACTCTATGAGCCGAATGGCTGTCGCGGTGGGAGCGGCGGTAATGCTTGGGTTCGCACCCGCAGCGTTTGCCGCAGATGAAACCGTTGCACTGAAGAACGCGCTGTACGGCGCAGGCTATAGCATTGCAAACGTGAGTCCGCAGATGGACGAGGCGACTCGTGCGTCGCTCAAAAAATTCCAGCAAGACAGCGGTATTGCAGTAACCGGCGTCGTGGATGATGCCACCAAGAAGGCATTGGGCATGGTGTCTGTTCAGGTGGCCGCCGCCGCTGACAAGGCCAGCGCTCCGGCCAAGAAAGAGCAGGCCGCCGCACCGGCGAAAACCGCCGACGCCGGGGACGACGCTTCGACTGACAAAGATGAAGACGAAGGCTGGTCGCTCTGGTAACCGGTTTTGAGGATCAAAAAAAGCCCGCCAATCTGGCGGGCTTTTTTATCGCCGGGCGGTCAGTCCAGTTTGGAAAGGTCCCGGACGGCGCCTTTGTCGGCACTGGTGGCCAGCAGGGCATAGGCCTTGAGGGCGGCTGACACTTTGCGGTCCCGCGCCAGCTCCGGCTTCCAGCCCTTGGCGTCCCGGGCTGCCCGGCGACGATCCAGCTCTGATTGATCCAGCTCCACGTTGATGCTGCGGTTTGGAATGTCGATGCGAATCCGGTCGCCATCTTCAATCAGACCGATCGCACCGCCGGCTGCGGCTTCCGGGGAAGCGTGCCCGATGGAAAGGCCCGAGGTGCCGCCCGAGAAACGGCCATCAGTCAGCAGCGCACAATCCTTGCCGAGTCCCTTGGATTTCAGGTAGCTGGTCGGGTACAGCATTTCCTGCATGCCGGGGCCACCTTTCGGGCCTTCGTAGCGAATGATCACGACGTCACCCGGTTTCACCTCATCACTAAGAATGCCGGCCACTGCGGAATCCTGGCTTTCGAAAACGCGGGCAGTGCCTTCAAATACGAAAATGCTCTCATCCACGCCGGCGGTTTTGACCACGCAGCCGTCGAGGGCAATGTTGCCGTACAGAACGGCCAGGCCACCTTCGGAGGAGTAGGCGTGCTCCACGGAGCGGATGCAGCCGTTTTCCCGATCGCCGTCCAGCGTGGGCCAGCGTGTATTCTGACTGAAGGCGGTCTGGGTGGGGATGCCAGCGGGGCCAGCCTTGTAGAATTCCACCACGTCGGCCGACGGGGAACGCATGATGTCCCAGGTATCAAGCGCTTCTTTCAGTGTCTTGCTGTGAACCGTGGGCAGGTCGGCGTTGATCAGCCCGCCGCGCTCAAGCTCGCCCAGAATGCCCATGATGCCGCCGGCACGATGAACGTCTTCCATGTGATATTTCGGCGAGTTGGGGGCCACCTTGCTTAACTGGGGGACACGCCGGGAGAGCTGATCTATTTCGTTCAGGGTGAACGGAACCAGGCCTTCCTGGGCTGCGGCCAGCAGGTGCAGGATGGTATTGGTCGACCCGCCCATGGCGATGTCCAGAATCATGGCATTTTCAAACGCAGCCATGGAGGCAATGCTGCGGGGAAGTACGCTGGCGTCGTCTTCCTCGTAAAACCGGCGCGCATTCTCCACAATCTGGCGACCGGCTTTCAGGAACAGTTGTTCGCGGTCGGCATGGGTGGCCAGCATCGAGCCGTTGCCGGGCAGCGCCAGGCCAATGGCTTCGGTCAGGCAATTCATGGAGTTGGCGGTGAACATGCCGGAGCAGGAACCGCAGGTCGGGCAGGCGCTGCGCTCGTATTCGGCCACGGTTTCATCGTCGGCGTTTGGATCGGCTGCGATGACCATGGCATCGACCAGGTCAAGCTTGTGCTCAGACAGTTTGGTTTTGCCGGCTTCCATTGGCCCGCCGGAGACGAAAATGGTCGGGATGTTCAGAC includes these proteins:
- a CDS encoding peptidoglycan-binding domain-containing protein → MKKTNNSMSRMAVAVGAAVMLGFAPAAFAADETVALKNALYGAGYSIANVSPQMDEATRASLKKFQQDSGIAVTGVVDDATKKALGMVSVQVAAAADKASAPAKKEQAAAPAKTADAGDDASTDKDEDEGWSLW
- the ilvD gene encoding dihydroxy-acid dehydratase, with product MPQYRSRTSTAGRNMAGARALWRATGMKTEDFGKPIIAVANSFTQFVPGHVHLKDLGQLVCREIEASGGVAKEFNTIAVDDGIAMGHDGMLYSLPSREIIADSVEYMVNAHCADALVCISNCDKITPGMLMAAMRLNIPTIFVSGGPMEAGKTKLSEHKLDLVDAMVIAADPNADDETVAEYERSACPTCGSCSGMFTANSMNCLTEAIGLALPGNGSMLATHADREQLFLKAGRQIVENARRFYEEDDASVLPRSIASMAAFENAMILDIAMGGSTNTILHLLAAAQEGLVPFTLNEIDQLSRRVPQLSKVAPNSPKYHMEDVHRAGGIMGILGELERGGLINADLPTVHSKTLKEALDTWDIMRSPSADVVEFYKAGPAGIPTQTAFSQNTRWPTLDGDRENGCIRSVEHAYSSEGGLAVLYGNIALDGCVVKTAGVDESIFVFEGTARVFESQDSAVAGILSDEVKPGDVVIIRYEGPKGGPGMQEMLYPTSYLKSKGLGKDCALLTDGRFSGGTSGLSIGHASPEAAAGGAIGLIEDGDRIRIDIPNRSINVELDQSELDRRRAARDAKGWKPELARDRKVSAALKAYALLATSADKGAVRDLSKLD